In a single window of the Patagioenas fasciata isolate bPatFas1 chromosome 22, bPatFas1.hap1, whole genome shotgun sequence genome:
- the CBX1 gene encoding chromobox protein homolog 1, which produces MGKKQNKKKVEEVLEEEEEEYVVEKVLDRRVVKGKVEYLLKWKGFSDEDNTWEPEENLDCPDLIAEFLQSQKTAHESEKSEGSKRKAESDTEDKGEESKPKKKKEELEKPRGFARGFEPERIIGATDSSGELMFLMKWKNSDEADLVPAKEANIKCPQVVISFYEERLTWHSYPSEDDDKKEDKN; this is translated from the exons atgggaaaaaaacagaacaagaagaaagtgGAAGAGGTcttagaggaagaggaggaggagtatGTGGTGGAGAAGGTCCTGGATCGGCGAGTGGTGAAGGGCAAAGTGGAGTATCTGCTGAAGTGGAAAGGCTTCTCGGA TGAAGACAACACCTGGGAGCCGGAGGAGAACCTGGACTGCCCAGACCTCATCGCCGAGTTCCTGCAGTCCCAGAAAACCGCCCACGAGAGCGAGAAGTCCGAGGGGAGCAAGCGCAAAGCGGAGTCAGACACGGAGGACAAGGGGGAGGAGAGCAAaccaaagaagaagaaggaggag TTGGAGAAACCGCGAGGTTTCGCCCGAGGGTTTGAGCCGGAGCGAATCATCGGTGCCACGGATTCCAGCGGGGAGCTGATGTTCCTGATGAAGTG GAAGAACTCAGACGAGGCCGACCTGGTCCCCGCCAAGGAGGCCAACATCAAGTGCCCGCAGGTGGTGATCTCCTTCTACGAGGAGCGGTTGACATGGCATTCCTACCCCTCGGAGGACGATGACAAGAAAGAGGACAAGAACTAA
- the SNX11 gene encoding sorting nexin-11 isoform X2 encodes MLENQEETNSKAFTAKTSCVRRRYREFVWLRRQLQKNAGLVPVPELPGKSTFFVGSTDEFVEKRRQGLQQFLEKVVQNVVLLSDSRLHLFLQSQLSVPEIEACVQGQGSRTVTDAILHYAMSNCGWAQEEQSRPALLPGDPRPGCAGLGNPQGLSCLQTFPHWSDFGMDDAHSDSPEEPAEPLGGQREPQ; translated from the exons ATGTTGGAGAACCAAGAGGAA ACCAACAGCAAGGCCTTTACTGCCAAGACTTCATGCGTGCGGCGCCGGTACCGTGAGTTCGTGTGGCTGAGGCGGCAGCTCCAGAAGAACGCTGGCTTGGT GCCCGTCCCAGAGCTGCCCGGGAAATCCACGTTCTTCGTGGGCAGCACGGATGAGTTCGTCGAGAAGCGGAGACAGGGGCTGCAGCAGTTCCTGGAGAA GGTGGTGCAGAACGTCGTCCTTCTCTCCGACAGCCGCCTGCACCTTTTCCTGCAGAGCCAGCTCTCGGTGCCCGAGATCGAGGCGTGCGTGCAGGGCCAGGGCTCGCGGACGGTGACCGACGCCATCCTGCACTACGCCATGTCCAACTGCGGCTGGGCGCAGGAGGAGCAGAGCCGCCCCGCGCTGCTGCCGGGGGACCCGCGTCCCGG CTGCGCTGGCCTGGGGAACCCGCAGGGGCTGAGCTGCCTCCAGACTTTCCCGCACTGGAGCGACTTTGGGATGGATGACGCGCACTCGGACAGTCCGGAGGAGCCCGCGGAGCCCctgggcgggcagcgggagccgcagtga
- the COPZ2 gene encoding coatomer subunit zeta-2 isoform X1: protein MQGIPRWPGGSGPAAGLSPRPCPQEPSLFTVKALLILDSRGQRLLAKYYDSTFPTAKEQAAFERSIFSQSQRAGGEIACLEGLTVVYRSSVDLFFYVVGGCQENELMLLAVLTCLLDALGHLLRKEVEKRWLLDNMEGMFLVVDEIVDRGVILESDPQQVIQRLSLRTSEPAPYGFVLFDYLAGSSERRDTGDGGGCK from the exons ATGCAGGGAATCCCAAGGTGGCCGGGGGGCTCTGGCCCCGCCGCAGGGCTGAGCCCCCGGCCGTGTCCCCAGGAGCCGTCGCTGTTCACGGTGAAGGCGCTGCTCATCCTGGACAGCCGCGGCCAGCGCCTCCTGGCCAAG TACTACGACAGCACCTTCCCCACGGCCAAGGAGCAGGCGGCTTTCGAGAGGAGCATCTTCAGTCAGAGCCAGCGGGCGGGGG GTGAGATCGCCTGCCTGGAAGGACTCACGGTTGTCTACAGGAGCAGCGTCGACCTCTTCTTCTACGTGGTGGGGGGCTGCCAGGAAAACGAG CTGATGCTCCTGGCTGTGCTCACCTGTCTCCTCGACGCCCTTGGCCACCTCCTGCG GAAGGAGGTGGAGAAGCGCTGGCTGCTGGACAACATGGAGGGGATGTTCCTAGTGGTGGACGAGATTGTGGACAGGGG GGTGATCCTGGAGAGCGACCCCCAGCAAGTGATCCAGCGGCTGAGCCTGCGG ACCTCGGAGCCAGCACCGTACGGCTTCGTTCTCTTCGACTACTTGGCAGGCAGCTCGGAgcgcagggacacaggggacggTGGTGGCTGCAAATAG
- the NFE2L1 gene encoding endoplasmic reticulum membrane sensor NFE2L1 isoform X1 — protein sequence MLSLKKYFTEGLIQFTILLSLIGVRVDVDTYLNSQLPPLREIILGQSSAYTQTQFHNLRNTLDGYGIHPKSVDLDYYFTARRLLNQVRALDRFQVPSTEVNAWLVHRDPEGSVPGSQPSAGITLENGGGLQDGSSPDSGVRESGAEQGFGEELEDLGAVAAPVNGDLTKEDIDLIDILWRQDIDLGAGREIFDYSHRQKESEVDKELSDGRERGDGWRSGGNQILERNLLVDGETGESFPAQELVSRRRLPHPGATAARVFRQAPGAEDQTALSLEECLRLLEATFPFGDNPEFPPADVSPLSEAVPGDSGSAGGPGALLPPLLADTESPFDLEQQWQDLMSIMEMQAMEVNNTTAETLYNGTSGDLLASNYSLAPGTPINQNVSLHQASLGGCSQDFPLFGAEIESPSMAGSSALLQLVPDNSTGLNATFGTTNLSGIFFPPQLNGTGNETGGPELPDPLGGLLDEAMLDEISLMDLAIEEGFNPMQASQLEEEFDSDSGLSLDSGHSPASLSSSEASSSSSSSSSSSSSSSFSEEGAVGYSSDSENVDFEEAEGAVGYQPEYSKFCRMSFQEPSQLQYLPYLEHVGHNHTYNMAPGDPEEPKPPSAGKKSSKEKPSEFLDKQMSRDEHRARAMKIPFTNDKIINLPVEEFNELLSKYQLSEAQLSLIRDIRRRGKNKMAAQNCRKRKLDTILNLERDVEDLQRDKSKLLREKVEFLKSIRQMKQKVQNLYQEVFGRLRDENGRPYSPSQYALQYASDGSVILIPRAVAEQQSRRQERKQKDRRK from the exons ATGCTTTCTCTGAAGAAATACTTCACTGAAGGCCTCATCCAGTTCACCATTCTCCTCAGCTTGATCGGCGTTCGCGTGGACGTGGACACCTACCTGAACTCACAGCTCCCCCCTCTCCGGGAGATCATTCTTGGCCAGAGCTCTGCTTACACCCAGACCCAGTTTCACAACCTGCGCAACACCTTGGACGGCTATGGCATCCACCCAAAAAGCGTAGACCTGGACTATTACTTCACCGCCCGCAGGCTGCTCAACCAGGTGAGGGCCCTGGACAGGTTTCAGGTCCCCAGCACCGAGGTCAACGCGTGGCTGGTGCACAGAGACCCCGAGGGCTCCGTCCCCGGCAGCCAGCCCAGCGCCGGCATCACCCTCGAGAATGGCGGCGGATTGCAGGATGGGAGCAGCCCCGACAGCGGCGTGAGGGAGAGTGGGGCCGAGCAAGGCTTTGGGGAAGAACTGGAAGATTTGGGAGCGGTGGCTGCGCCGGTGAACGGAGATCTGACCAAGGAG GACATCGATTTGATTGACATCCTGTGGAGACAGGATATTGATCTCGGCGCTGGGCGAGAGATTTTTGACTACAGCCACCGGCAGAAGGAGAGCGAAGTGGACAAAGAGCTGAGCGATGGGAGGGAGCGCGGGGACGGCTGGAGGAGCGGAGGGAACCAGATCCTGGAGAGGAACCTGCTAGTGGATGGAGAGACCGGGGAGAGTTTCCCTGCGCAG GAGCTGGTTTCTCGTCGCCGCCTCCCTCATCCCGGGGCTACGGCTGCTCGTGTTTTCCGGCAGGCGCCCGGCGCGGAGGATCAGACAGCCCTGTCGCTGGAGGAGTGCCTTAGGCTGCTGGAGGCCACCTTCCCGTTCGGGGACAACCCGGAG TTCCCGCCTGCGGACGTGTCCCCCCTGAGCGAGGCCGTGCCCGGCGACAGCGGCTCCGCGGGCGGCCCCGGCGCCCTCCTGCCGCCCCTCCTCGCTGACACCGAGTCGCCCTTCGACCTGGAGCAGCAGTGGCAGGACCTCATGTCCATCATGGAGATGCAG GCGATGGAAGTGAACAACACGACCGCTGAAACCCTGTACAACGGCACGAGCGGAGACCTGCTGGCTTCCAACTACAGCCTGGCCCCCGGCACCCCCATCAACCAGAACGTCAGCCTGCATCAGGCCTCGCTGGGGGGCTGCTCGCAGGATTTCCCCCTCTTCGGCGCCGAGATCGAGAGCCCCTCCATGGCCGGCAGCTCGGCCCTGCTCCAGCTGGTGCCGGACAACTCCACCGGCCTCAACGCCACCTTCGGCACCACCAACCTGAGCGGGATCTTCTTCCCGCCGCAGCTGAACGGCACCGGCAACGAGACGGGCGGCCCCGAGCTGCCCGACCCGCTGGGCGGGCTGCTGGATGAGGCCATGCTGGACGAGATCAGCCTGATGGACCTGGCCATCGAGGAGGGGTTCAACCCCATGCAGGCCTCGCAGCTCGAGGAGGAGTTTGACTCCGACTCGGGGCTCTCGCTGGATTCCGGACACAGTCCCGCTTCGCTGAGCAGCTCGGAAGCCTCGTCCTCATCGTCCTCGTCCTCCtcgtcttcttcctcctcctcgttTTCCGAGGAAGGAGCTGTCGGCTACAGCTCAGACTCGGAAAACGTGGACTTCGAAGAGGCGGAAGGGGCGGTTGGCTACCAGCCAGAGTACAGCAAGTTCTGCCGCATGAGCTTCCAGGAGCCCTCGCAGCTGCAGTACCTGCCCTACCTGGAGCACGTCGGCCACAACCACACGTACAACATGGCCCCGGGGGACCCCGAGGAGCCCAAACCCCCCAGCGCCGGCAAGAAGAGCAGCAAGGAGAAACCGTCCGAGTTCCTGGACAAGCAGATGAGCCGGGACGAGCACCGCGCCAGGGCCATGAAGATCCCGTTCACCAACGACAAGATCATCAACCTGCCCGTGGAGGAGTTCAACGAGCTCCTGTCCAAGTACCAGCTCAGCGAGGCCCAGCTCAGCCTGATCCGCGACATCCGCCGGCGCGGCAAGAACAAGATGGCGGCGCAGAACTGCCGCAAGAGGAAGCTGGACACCATCCTCAACCTGGAACGCGACGTCGAGGACTTGCAGCGCGACAAGTCCAAACTGCTCAGGGAGAAGGTGGAGTTTCTCAAATCCATCCGCCAGATGAAGCAAAAGGTGCAGAATCTTTACCAAGAAGTGTTCGGGCGCCTGCGGGACGAGAACGGGCGGCCCTACTCCCCCAGCCAGTACGCGCTGCAGTACGCCAGCGACGGCAGCGTCATCTTGATACCCCGCGCCGTGGCCGAGCAGCAGTCGCGGCGGCAGGAACGCAAACAGAAGGACCGGAGGAAGTGA
- the COPZ2 gene encoding coatomer subunit zeta-2 isoform X2, which translates to MEPAGPEPSLFTVKALLILDSRGQRLLAKYYDSTFPTAKEQAAFERSIFSQSQRAGGEIACLEGLTVVYRSSVDLFFYVVGGCQENELMLLAVLTCLLDALGHLLRKEVEKRWLLDNMEGMFLVVDEIVDRGVILESDPQQVIQRLSLRTSEPAPYGFVLFDYLAGSSERRDTGDGGGCK; encoded by the exons ATGGAGCCCGCGGGGCCG GAGCCGTCGCTGTTCACGGTGAAGGCGCTGCTCATCCTGGACAGCCGCGGCCAGCGCCTCCTGGCCAAG TACTACGACAGCACCTTCCCCACGGCCAAGGAGCAGGCGGCTTTCGAGAGGAGCATCTTCAGTCAGAGCCAGCGGGCGGGGG GTGAGATCGCCTGCCTGGAAGGACTCACGGTTGTCTACAGGAGCAGCGTCGACCTCTTCTTCTACGTGGTGGGGGGCTGCCAGGAAAACGAG CTGATGCTCCTGGCTGTGCTCACCTGTCTCCTCGACGCCCTTGGCCACCTCCTGCG GAAGGAGGTGGAGAAGCGCTGGCTGCTGGACAACATGGAGGGGATGTTCCTAGTGGTGGACGAGATTGTGGACAGGGG GGTGATCCTGGAGAGCGACCCCCAGCAAGTGATCCAGCGGCTGAGCCTGCGG ACCTCGGAGCCAGCACCGTACGGCTTCGTTCTCTTCGACTACTTGGCAGGCAGCTCGGAgcgcagggacacaggggacggTGGTGGCTGCAAATAG
- the NFE2L1 gene encoding endoplasmic reticulum membrane sensor NFE2L1 isoform X2 has translation MLSLKKYFTEGLIQFTILLSLIGVRVDVDTYLNSQLPPLREIILGQSSAYTQTQFHNLRNTLDGYGIHPKSVDLDYYFTARRLLNQVRALDRFQVPSTEVNAWLVHRDPEGSVPGSQPSAGITLENGGGLQDGSSPDSGVRESGAEQGFGEELEDLGAVAAPVNGDLTKEDIDLIDILWRQDIDLGAGREIFDYSHRQKESEVDKELSDGRERGDGWRSGGNQILERNLLVDGETGESFPAQAPGAEDQTALSLEECLRLLEATFPFGDNPEFPPADVSPLSEAVPGDSGSAGGPGALLPPLLADTESPFDLEQQWQDLMSIMEMQAMEVNNTTAETLYNGTSGDLLASNYSLAPGTPINQNVSLHQASLGGCSQDFPLFGAEIESPSMAGSSALLQLVPDNSTGLNATFGTTNLSGIFFPPQLNGTGNETGGPELPDPLGGLLDEAMLDEISLMDLAIEEGFNPMQASQLEEEFDSDSGLSLDSGHSPASLSSSEASSSSSSSSSSSSSSSFSEEGAVGYSSDSENVDFEEAEGAVGYQPEYSKFCRMSFQEPSQLQYLPYLEHVGHNHTYNMAPGDPEEPKPPSAGKKSSKEKPSEFLDKQMSRDEHRARAMKIPFTNDKIINLPVEEFNELLSKYQLSEAQLSLIRDIRRRGKNKMAAQNCRKRKLDTILNLERDVEDLQRDKSKLLREKVEFLKSIRQMKQKVQNLYQEVFGRLRDENGRPYSPSQYALQYASDGSVILIPRAVAEQQSRRQERKQKDRRK, from the exons ATGCTTTCTCTGAAGAAATACTTCACTGAAGGCCTCATCCAGTTCACCATTCTCCTCAGCTTGATCGGCGTTCGCGTGGACGTGGACACCTACCTGAACTCACAGCTCCCCCCTCTCCGGGAGATCATTCTTGGCCAGAGCTCTGCTTACACCCAGACCCAGTTTCACAACCTGCGCAACACCTTGGACGGCTATGGCATCCACCCAAAAAGCGTAGACCTGGACTATTACTTCACCGCCCGCAGGCTGCTCAACCAGGTGAGGGCCCTGGACAGGTTTCAGGTCCCCAGCACCGAGGTCAACGCGTGGCTGGTGCACAGAGACCCCGAGGGCTCCGTCCCCGGCAGCCAGCCCAGCGCCGGCATCACCCTCGAGAATGGCGGCGGATTGCAGGATGGGAGCAGCCCCGACAGCGGCGTGAGGGAGAGTGGGGCCGAGCAAGGCTTTGGGGAAGAACTGGAAGATTTGGGAGCGGTGGCTGCGCCGGTGAACGGAGATCTGACCAAGGAG GACATCGATTTGATTGACATCCTGTGGAGACAGGATATTGATCTCGGCGCTGGGCGAGAGATTTTTGACTACAGCCACCGGCAGAAGGAGAGCGAAGTGGACAAAGAGCTGAGCGATGGGAGGGAGCGCGGGGACGGCTGGAGGAGCGGAGGGAACCAGATCCTGGAGAGGAACCTGCTAGTGGATGGAGAGACCGGGGAGAGTTTCCCTGCGCAG GCGCCCGGCGCGGAGGATCAGACAGCCCTGTCGCTGGAGGAGTGCCTTAGGCTGCTGGAGGCCACCTTCCCGTTCGGGGACAACCCGGAG TTCCCGCCTGCGGACGTGTCCCCCCTGAGCGAGGCCGTGCCCGGCGACAGCGGCTCCGCGGGCGGCCCCGGCGCCCTCCTGCCGCCCCTCCTCGCTGACACCGAGTCGCCCTTCGACCTGGAGCAGCAGTGGCAGGACCTCATGTCCATCATGGAGATGCAG GCGATGGAAGTGAACAACACGACCGCTGAAACCCTGTACAACGGCACGAGCGGAGACCTGCTGGCTTCCAACTACAGCCTGGCCCCCGGCACCCCCATCAACCAGAACGTCAGCCTGCATCAGGCCTCGCTGGGGGGCTGCTCGCAGGATTTCCCCCTCTTCGGCGCCGAGATCGAGAGCCCCTCCATGGCCGGCAGCTCGGCCCTGCTCCAGCTGGTGCCGGACAACTCCACCGGCCTCAACGCCACCTTCGGCACCACCAACCTGAGCGGGATCTTCTTCCCGCCGCAGCTGAACGGCACCGGCAACGAGACGGGCGGCCCCGAGCTGCCCGACCCGCTGGGCGGGCTGCTGGATGAGGCCATGCTGGACGAGATCAGCCTGATGGACCTGGCCATCGAGGAGGGGTTCAACCCCATGCAGGCCTCGCAGCTCGAGGAGGAGTTTGACTCCGACTCGGGGCTCTCGCTGGATTCCGGACACAGTCCCGCTTCGCTGAGCAGCTCGGAAGCCTCGTCCTCATCGTCCTCGTCCTCCtcgtcttcttcctcctcctcgttTTCCGAGGAAGGAGCTGTCGGCTACAGCTCAGACTCGGAAAACGTGGACTTCGAAGAGGCGGAAGGGGCGGTTGGCTACCAGCCAGAGTACAGCAAGTTCTGCCGCATGAGCTTCCAGGAGCCCTCGCAGCTGCAGTACCTGCCCTACCTGGAGCACGTCGGCCACAACCACACGTACAACATGGCCCCGGGGGACCCCGAGGAGCCCAAACCCCCCAGCGCCGGCAAGAAGAGCAGCAAGGAGAAACCGTCCGAGTTCCTGGACAAGCAGATGAGCCGGGACGAGCACCGCGCCAGGGCCATGAAGATCCCGTTCACCAACGACAAGATCATCAACCTGCCCGTGGAGGAGTTCAACGAGCTCCTGTCCAAGTACCAGCTCAGCGAGGCCCAGCTCAGCCTGATCCGCGACATCCGCCGGCGCGGCAAGAACAAGATGGCGGCGCAGAACTGCCGCAAGAGGAAGCTGGACACCATCCTCAACCTGGAACGCGACGTCGAGGACTTGCAGCGCGACAAGTCCAAACTGCTCAGGGAGAAGGTGGAGTTTCTCAAATCCATCCGCCAGATGAAGCAAAAGGTGCAGAATCTTTACCAAGAAGTGTTCGGGCGCCTGCGGGACGAGAACGGGCGGCCCTACTCCCCCAGCCAGTACGCGCTGCAGTACGCCAGCGACGGCAGCGTCATCTTGATACCCCGCGCCGTGGCCGAGCAGCAGTCGCGGCGGCAGGAACGCAAACAGAAGGACCGGAGGAAGTGA
- the SNX11 gene encoding sorting nexin-11 isoform X1, translating into MLENQEEELTTVRVQDPRVQNEGSWNSYVDYKIFLHTNSKAFTAKTSCVRRRYREFVWLRRQLQKNAGLVPVPELPGKSTFFVGSTDEFVEKRRQGLQQFLEKVVQNVVLLSDSRLHLFLQSQLSVPEIEACVQGQGSRTVTDAILHYAMSNCGWAQEEQSRPALLPGDPRPGCAGLGNPQGLSCLQTFPHWSDFGMDDAHSDSPEEPAEPLGGQREPQ; encoded by the exons ATGTTGGAGAACCAAGAGGAA GAGCTGACCACGGTGCGTGTCCAGGACCCGCGCGTGCAGAACGAGGGCTCCTGGAACTCCTATGTGGACTATAAGATCTTCTTGCAC ACCAACAGCAAGGCCTTTACTGCCAAGACTTCATGCGTGCGGCGCCGGTACCGTGAGTTCGTGTGGCTGAGGCGGCAGCTCCAGAAGAACGCTGGCTTGGT GCCCGTCCCAGAGCTGCCCGGGAAATCCACGTTCTTCGTGGGCAGCACGGATGAGTTCGTCGAGAAGCGGAGACAGGGGCTGCAGCAGTTCCTGGAGAA GGTGGTGCAGAACGTCGTCCTTCTCTCCGACAGCCGCCTGCACCTTTTCCTGCAGAGCCAGCTCTCGGTGCCCGAGATCGAGGCGTGCGTGCAGGGCCAGGGCTCGCGGACGGTGACCGACGCCATCCTGCACTACGCCATGTCCAACTGCGGCTGGGCGCAGGAGGAGCAGAGCCGCCCCGCGCTGCTGCCGGGGGACCCGCGTCCCGG CTGCGCTGGCCTGGGGAACCCGCAGGGGCTGAGCTGCCTCCAGACTTTCCCGCACTGGAGCGACTTTGGGATGGATGACGCGCACTCGGACAGTCCGGAGGAGCCCGCGGAGCCCctgggcgggcagcgggagccgcagtga